A single genomic interval of Alcaligenes sp. SDU_A2 harbors:
- a CDS encoding NUDIX hydrolase, whose translation MSAPVILLATAFITNAAGQILLVRKRGSPFFMQAGGKLEPGETPLQALQRELAEELRLPAHETAPARYEGFFECPAANEPGHVVHAHVFTLTLEGAIEPAAELEEARWVSPAQARQLPVARLLSDHLLPRLAPI comes from the coding sequence ATGTCCGCTCCCGTCATTTTGCTGGCTACGGCCTTTATCACTAATGCTGCTGGTCAGATCCTGCTGGTGCGCAAACGCGGCAGCCCGTTTTTCATGCAGGCGGGCGGCAAGCTGGAGCCCGGAGAGACGCCATTGCAAGCCTTGCAACGCGAACTGGCCGAAGAACTGCGTCTGCCCGCCCACGAAACCGCCCCGGCCCGCTACGAAGGTTTTTTTGAATGTCCGGCCGCCAACGAACCGGGTCATGTGGTACATGCCCACGTCTTTACTTTGACGCTGGAAGGAGCCATTGAACCGGCCGCCGAGCTGGAGGAGGCTCGTTGGGTCAGCCCAGCCCAAGCACGCCAGCTACCTGTGGCCCGTTTGCTCAGCGATCATCTTCTGCCCCGCCTGGCTCCGATCTAA
- a CDS encoding YbaN family protein, translating to MRILLLAAGLLCVALAVAGTVLPLLPTTPFALLAAWCFARSSPRFHRWLLEHRWLGPYLRNWQDGRGLTRRAKQRALVLLWLSLALSAWLAEQTGWLRLLLLIPGVAVTHYLLRCKTLPDHPPVQQGTAEPPRKDVH from the coding sequence ATGCGCATTCTTTTGCTGGCGGCCGGGTTGTTGTGCGTGGCGCTGGCCGTAGCCGGCACTGTGCTGCCCCTGCTGCCCACCACACCGTTTGCCCTGCTGGCCGCCTGGTGCTTTGCCCGCAGCTCGCCACGCTTTCATCGGTGGCTGCTGGAGCACCGCTGGCTGGGGCCGTACCTGCGCAACTGGCAAGATGGACGCGGACTGACTCGCCGCGCCAAACAACGCGCTCTGGTGCTGCTGTGGCTGTCGCTGGCTCTGTCCGCCTGGCTGGCCGAACAGACCGGCTGGCTGCGTCTGCTTTTGTTGATTCCGGGCGTGGCCGTCACCCACTATCTGCTGCGCTGCAAGACCCTGCCCGATCACCCGCCTGTTCAGCAAGGCACTGCAGAACCACCCCGAAAAGACGTACACTAA
- a CDS encoding META and DUF4377 domain-containing protein, with protein MKKTLTLAAGIVALLSLVACTAPPTASDTPASERQMDKEISLKAYHWALFAAAGKDGQPQPATAGMGGKPLTLNFTDRQVSVDGLCNLLSGGYTLSGSKISITHPVSTMKACADANLMRNEHEVGKLLPTATNWSMAKADSAPNDPAPVLTLTFKDGSKWRLKGEPTATTRYGSEPERVFLEVAAQREACSHPLMPNYQCLKVREIQYGDNGVQTQTGPWIHYYGNIEGYTHRPGIRNVLRINRYTLKNVPADASKYADVLDMVVSSETVRP; from the coding sequence ATGAAGAAAACCCTGACCTTGGCAGCCGGCATAGTGGCTTTGTTGAGTCTGGTCGCCTGCACGGCCCCTCCAACGGCATCCGACACCCCTGCTTCAGAACGTCAAATGGACAAAGAAATTTCGCTCAAGGCTTATCACTGGGCATTGTTCGCGGCCGCCGGCAAAGACGGCCAGCCCCAACCAGCCACTGCCGGTATGGGCGGCAAGCCCCTGACCCTGAACTTCACCGACCGGCAAGTGTCGGTGGACGGGCTGTGTAATCTGCTCAGCGGCGGCTATACATTAAGCGGCTCGAAAATCAGCATCACCCATCCGGTCAGCACCATGAAAGCCTGCGCAGACGCAAATCTGATGCGCAACGAGCACGAAGTGGGCAAGTTGCTGCCGACGGCCACCAACTGGTCGATGGCCAAGGCCGATTCTGCACCCAACGACCCGGCTCCCGTCCTGACCCTGACGTTCAAAGACGGCAGCAAGTGGCGACTGAAAGGCGAACCTACCGCCACCACCCGCTACGGCAGCGAGCCCGAGCGCGTGTTTCTGGAAGTGGCGGCACAGCGCGAGGCCTGCTCGCATCCGCTGATGCCCAATTATCAGTGCCTGAAAGTGCGCGAAATCCAATACGGCGACAATGGCGTGCAGACACAGACCGGACCGTGGATACATTACTACGGCAACATCGAGGGTTATACCCATCGGCCCGGCATCCGCAATGTGTTGCGCATCAATCGCTACACGCTGAAAAATGTACCGGCCGATGCGTCCAAATACGCCGATGTGCTGGATATGGTGGTCAGTTCCGAAACCGTCCGCCCTTAA
- a CDS encoding tellurite resistance TerB family protein codes for MSLQQLLQQILQSSQGAATPGQQNKNGLGKKLADQAGGFGGGAVVGGVLGMLLGNKKFRKMGGSMAGYGGAAALGALAMKVYQNWQEQNAGQTQAPTPVQAVPVAPLPVPTATSSQADAHALVILAALVAASKADGHIGDAERQLIDGEIAKLAAPEQARNWLSQEMLKPVDPQAVASLAQTPEMAAEIYLASLVAIDEQSYMERAYLDELARRMSLPDSLRTSLENQFQNATQT; via the coding sequence ATGTCATTACAGCAATTGCTGCAACAGATCCTGCAAAGCAGCCAAGGGGCTGCAACACCCGGCCAACAAAACAAGAACGGCCTGGGCAAAAAGCTGGCCGACCAGGCTGGTGGCTTTGGCGGCGGTGCCGTGGTCGGCGGCGTGCTGGGGATGCTGCTGGGCAACAAGAAGTTTCGCAAAATGGGCGGCTCTATGGCCGGTTATGGCGGCGCAGCCGCACTGGGCGCATTAGCCATGAAGGTCTACCAGAACTGGCAGGAACAGAATGCAGGACAGACCCAGGCACCGACCCCTGTGCAAGCAGTGCCCGTCGCCCCTTTGCCCGTGCCGACAGCCACCAGCAGCCAGGCCGATGCTCACGCCCTGGTCATTCTGGCCGCACTGGTGGCCGCCTCCAAGGCAGACGGCCATATCGGCGATGCCGAGCGCCAACTGATCGACGGGGAAATCGCCAAACTGGCCGCCCCCGAGCAAGCACGCAACTGGCTGTCCCAGGAAATGCTCAAGCCCGTTGACCCCCAGGCCGTGGCCAGCTTGGCCCAGACCCCTGAAATGGCAGCCGAGATTTACCTTGCCAGCCTGGTGGCCATCGACGAGCAAAGCTATATGGAACGTGCCTACCTGGACGAGCTGGCACGCCGCATGTCTCTGCCCGACTCCTTGCGCACCAGCCTGGAAAACCAGTTTCAAAACGCAACGCAAACGTAA
- a CDS encoding GGDEF domain-containing protein, with protein sequence MSFISTQHSWLRPSWRDTALIGLCLFGLVFSLALLGSATRRYDMLATFWPADAVILGLFLRRRDWGARPAFWLAVALAYLAAELIQHSPVPVTLLLTMANLLCVGMAYRLMTRSAHIDLSLRRPQAILALVAYCALASAVSALPGGLAHHLHAGQALPLTALSWLVTGVVSYTAILPVLLTAPALPVQRLRRYWHEPQTRTLADLAPAALLIFSCVLSLLIGGPGSLAFPVLPLLWCALSYPLFATALLTCFYSIWTLFAVTQPLAGVLPDNWSAPLDLLSVRMGIASIALAPITAACIMAARNEAVEKLQRLALYDALTGMLNKLTFQQQGQALLTRCRISRQPTSVLLLDIDHFKPVNDTHGHHAGDQALVEVAQRIRTVLRDSDLCGRLGGEEFGILLPDCSPAQAHAVAERVRQSIARSPLLLDDGQELTLTASLGVATQGPDTPDLKSLLRQADTALYQAKHAGRDRSHSFGWPETDPRT encoded by the coding sequence ATGAGTTTTATCTCGACGCAACACTCCTGGCTACGTCCCTCCTGGCGCGACACCGCGCTGATCGGGCTTTGTCTGTTCGGCCTGGTCTTTTCGCTGGCGCTGCTGGGCTCGGCCACACGACGCTACGACATGCTGGCGACATTCTGGCCCGCCGACGCCGTCATACTAGGCTTGTTTTTGCGCCGCCGCGACTGGGGCGCGCGACCGGCATTCTGGCTGGCTGTCGCTCTGGCCTACCTGGCCGCCGAACTGATCCAGCACAGCCCTGTCCCCGTCACGCTCCTGCTGACGATGGCCAACCTGCTGTGCGTGGGCATGGCCTACCGCCTGATGACGCGCAGCGCCCATATTGATCTGTCCTTGCGCCGTCCCCAGGCCATTCTGGCCCTGGTCGCCTATTGCGCCCTGGCCAGCGCCGTTTCAGCCTTGCCAGGAGGGCTGGCACACCACCTGCATGCAGGACAAGCCCTGCCATTAACCGCCTTGTCCTGGCTGGTCACCGGCGTAGTAAGCTACACCGCCATCTTGCCGGTCCTGCTGACCGCGCCTGCCTTGCCTGTGCAGCGCCTGCGCCGATACTGGCACGAGCCGCAAACGCGCACGCTGGCCGATCTGGCTCCGGCGGCCCTGTTGATCTTCAGTTGTGTGCTGAGCCTGCTCATCGGCGGCCCCGGTTCGCTCGCCTTTCCGGTACTGCCGCTGCTCTGGTGCGCACTGAGCTATCCTTTGTTTGCCACCGCCCTGCTGACCTGCTTTTACAGCATATGGACGCTGTTTGCGGTCACTCAGCCCCTGGCAGGGGTACTGCCCGACAATTGGTCTGCCCCACTGGACCTGCTCTCCGTGCGCATGGGCATCGCCTCTATTGCCCTGGCTCCAATCACCGCAGCCTGCATCATGGCGGCGCGCAACGAAGCCGTGGAAAAACTCCAGCGCCTGGCTCTGTACGATGCTCTGACCGGCATGCTGAACAAGCTGACCTTCCAGCAACAAGGCCAGGCACTGCTGACCCGCTGCCGGATCAGCCGCCAACCCACCAGCGTGCTGCTGCTCGATATCGACCACTTCAAACCAGTCAATGATACGCACGGCCATCACGCCGGCGACCAAGCCCTGGTCGAAGTGGCGCAACGCATCCGAACTGTCTTGCGCGACAGTGATTTATGCGGGCGTCTGGGTGGTGAAGAATTTGGTATTTTGCTGCCCGACTGCAGCCCGGCCCAAGCGCATGCCGTGGCCGAACGCGTACGCCAGAGCATCGCCCGCAGCCCCCTGCTGCTGGACGATGGCCAGGAGCTGACGTTAACTGCCAGTCTTGGCGTCGCCACCCAAGGACCGGACACGCCCGACTTGAAATCCCTGCTGCGCCAGGCTGATACAGCCCTGTACCAGGCCAAGCACGCCGGCCGTGACCGTAGCCATTCTTTCGGATGGCCCGAAACCGATCCACGCACTTGA
- a CDS encoding Lrp/AsnC family transcriptional regulator — translation MLDKFDKNILDLLQNDATLSIQDIADRVGLSSTPCWRRIQRLEHEGYIEKRVALLNHDKLNVGVTVFVAIKTNQHNKQWYRQFSAVVDAIPQIVEFYRMSGDTDYLLRVIVPDIKSFDRVYQRLISEIELTDVSSSFAMEQIKFTTRLPLDYA, via the coding sequence ATGCTGGATAAATTCGACAAAAACATACTCGATCTGCTGCAAAACGACGCCACGCTATCCATCCAGGACATAGCTGATCGCGTCGGCCTGTCCAGCACGCCGTGCTGGCGACGCATACAGCGCCTGGAACACGAAGGCTATATCGAAAAGCGGGTGGCCCTGCTGAACCACGACAAGCTCAATGTGGGGGTTACGGTCTTTGTAGCCATCAAGACCAACCAGCACAATAAACAGTGGTATCGGCAATTTTCCGCAGTAGTGGACGCCATCCCGCAGATTGTGGAGTTCTATCGCATGAGCGGCGACACCGACTACCTGCTGCGCGTCATCGTGCCGGACATCAAGAGCTTTGACCGGGTCTATCAACGCCTGATCAGCGAAATCGAGTTGACCGACGTCAGCTCCAGCTTTGCCATGGAACAGATCAAGTTCACCACCCGCTTGCCACTGGATTACGCCTGA
- the metC gene encoding cystathionine beta-lyase, with product MQDCDYRDTHLTHLGRDATVSGGFVNVPVCRGSTILADTLEQWTQRKEPDNPYASYGRFTNPTLQTLAQAVADLEGGHRAWLFPSGLAACTHALQGMLQQGDHVLLPDSVYGPVRAFALQVLSKRLGVHVQFYEPSLGAGLAALLRDNTKVVYVESPGSGTFEIQDIPAIARCAHQVGAYVIMDNTWATPLFFRPFEHGVDISIQAATKYLTGHSDALLGVATANERAWPLLRQAAHDFGQTAGPDDAFLALRGLRTLGVRLRQHQASALQLARFLECQPQVRRVLHPALESHPGHALWKRDFHGSTGLFGVVLEPLSAEQLSRFFRALRLFGIGLSWGGFESLALPMDMPLRDGRPLFGPGQLLRLHAGLEDVQDLQDDLQSALTAAYRVREVCRA from the coding sequence ATGCAGGATTGTGATTACAGGGATACCCATTTAACCCATCTGGGCCGCGATGCAACGGTCTCTGGCGGCTTTGTGAACGTGCCGGTCTGCCGTGGTTCGACCATTCTGGCCGATACGCTGGAGCAATGGACGCAGCGTAAGGAGCCGGACAACCCCTACGCCTCGTATGGTCGTTTTACCAATCCGACCTTGCAGACCCTGGCTCAGGCGGTCGCTGATCTGGAGGGCGGTCACCGTGCCTGGTTGTTCCCGTCCGGACTGGCAGCCTGCACGCATGCTTTGCAGGGGATGTTGCAACAGGGCGATCATGTCTTGCTGCCCGATTCTGTGTATGGGCCGGTGCGCGCGTTTGCGTTGCAAGTGTTGAGCAAGCGCCTGGGCGTGCACGTTCAGTTTTACGAGCCTTCGTTGGGGGCGGGACTGGCCGCTTTGCTGCGGGACAACACCAAGGTGGTCTATGTCGAATCGCCCGGCTCGGGCACATTCGAGATCCAGGACATTCCGGCCATTGCCCGTTGTGCACATCAGGTCGGGGCTTATGTCATTATGGATAATACCTGGGCCACTCCTTTGTTTTTCCGCCCGTTCGAGCATGGGGTCGATATTTCGATACAGGCTGCGACCAAGTACTTGACGGGACACTCGGATGCCTTGCTGGGCGTGGCGACGGCCAACGAACGGGCTTGGCCGCTGCTGCGGCAGGCGGCGCACGATTTCGGTCAGACGGCCGGGCCCGATGATGCTTTCCTGGCTTTGCGGGGGTTGCGCACCTTGGGTGTACGCTTGCGTCAGCACCAGGCCAGTGCCTTGCAATTGGCCCGCTTTCTGGAATGCCAGCCGCAGGTTCGTCGCGTGCTGCATCCGGCCCTGGAATCGCACCCCGGACATGCGCTCTGGAAGCGCGATTTTCATGGGTCAACCGGATTGTTCGGGGTCGTGCTGGAGCCTTTGTCGGCCGAACAGCTATCGCGCTTTTTTCGCGCTTTGCGTTTGTTTGGCATTGGCTTGTCCTGGGGGGGCTTCGAGAGCCTGGCCTTGCCTATGGACATGCCGCTGCGCGACGGGCGACCTTTATTCGGCCCGGGGCAACTGCTGCGTCTGCACGCCGGTCTGGAAGACGTTCAGGATCTGCAGGACGATCTGCAATCCGCGCTGACGGCGGCCTATCGCGTGCGGGAAGTGTGTCGTGCCTGA
- a CDS encoding GNAT family N-acetyltransferase, which yields MKLETPRLILRPWVPEDAPDLFEFAKDERVGPIAGWPAHSSVEQSAEIIRTVFNHPQVYALELKENRRAIGCVGLLVGENSNISISEQEGEVAYWIGVPYWGQGLIPEAVRELMRHAFDTLELQALWCSYFADNAQSHSAQAKCGFRYQRTEKDKYNEFLDDYRTQHISRITGQEWRADAAAPAPRPAPDLT from the coding sequence ATGAAACTGGAAACACCACGCCTGATACTGCGCCCCTGGGTACCCGAGGACGCCCCCGACTTATTCGAGTTTGCCAAAGACGAACGGGTCGGGCCTATTGCCGGCTGGCCCGCGCACAGCAGCGTCGAGCAAAGCGCCGAAATCATACGCACCGTCTTCAACCACCCGCAGGTGTATGCGCTTGAACTGAAAGAAAATCGGCGCGCCATTGGCTGCGTAGGCCTGCTGGTGGGCGAGAACAGCAATATCAGCATCAGCGAACAGGAAGGCGAGGTCGCCTATTGGATAGGCGTGCCCTACTGGGGGCAGGGGCTGATTCCGGAAGCTGTGCGCGAATTGATGCGCCACGCTTTCGACACGCTGGAACTGCAGGCACTATGGTGTTCATACTTTGCCGATAATGCCCAGTCCCACAGCGCCCAGGCCAAATGCGGCTTCCGTTATCAGCGTACCGAAAAAGACAAATACAACGAGTTTCTGGACGACTATCGCACCCAGCACATCAGCCGCATCACTGGCCAAGAATGGCGCGCAGACGCTGCTGCGCCCGCGCCCCGGCCTGCTCCCGACCTTACTTGA
- a CDS encoding MOSC domain-containing protein, whose protein sequence is MITITGLFTHPIKSCAAQAHPDGVGVSVAGLEHDREWVVVDQAGVFMTQRRWPRMAVIRPRVEQGRITVQAPDMPDLSWSLDQGQCDDAPVPVRIWTADTLGRDEGDVAAQWFSTVLQTPCRLLRRHIDARRYVLPERVQPWLDKAQGWRSVDKQAQGFAFADALPFLFTNQASLDELNQLVVQSGESPVPMDRFRANVVFEGLPAYEEDYVLGVSAPGISFAFIRPCTRCPMPNVNQLTGQVGVQPGLALAASRQFEQGTLFGMQAMLVQSEPQRLYPGQSLDVEYAF, encoded by the coding sequence ATGATCACTATCACAGGCTTGTTCACCCATCCCATAAAATCCTGCGCAGCCCAGGCGCATCCGGACGGGGTGGGCGTCAGTGTGGCCGGGCTGGAACACGACCGCGAATGGGTGGTGGTCGATCAGGCTGGTGTATTCATGACGCAGCGGCGCTGGCCGCGCATGGCCGTCATACGCCCACGCGTGGAGCAGGGCAGAATCACGGTGCAAGCCCCCGATATGCCGGATCTGTCCTGGTCCTTGGATCAAGGGCAATGCGATGATGCGCCGGTGCCGGTGCGTATCTGGACCGCCGATACCCTGGGCCGTGACGAAGGCGATGTGGCGGCGCAATGGTTCAGTACGGTCTTGCAGACGCCGTGTCGCCTGTTGCGGCGACATATTGATGCGCGCCGCTACGTCCTGCCCGAACGCGTGCAGCCATGGCTGGACAAGGCGCAGGGCTGGCGCAGCGTGGACAAGCAAGCGCAGGGCTTTGCCTTTGCCGATGCCTTGCCTTTTCTGTTTACCAATCAGGCCTCGTTGGACGAGCTTAATCAATTGGTGGTGCAGTCAGGCGAGTCCCCTGTGCCTATGGATCGTTTCCGGGCCAATGTCGTGTTTGAAGGTTTGCCCGCCTATGAAGAGGACTATGTGCTGGGCGTCAGCGCGCCGGGAATCAGCTTTGCGTTCATTCGGCCCTGTACGCGCTGTCCCATGCCCAATGTCAACCAGTTGACCGGTCAGGTGGGCGTGCAGCCGGGCCTGGCTTTGGCCGCCAGCCGGCAGTTTGAGCAAGGCACCTTGTTCGGCATGCAGGCCATGCTGGTGCAGTCCGAGCCGCAGCGCCTGTACCCGGGGCAGAGCCTGGATGTCGAATACGCCTTTTGA
- a CDS encoding AraC family transcriptional regulator, with protein sequence MHRIPQLSDQDDSMHIESSTLATGQGVPLHFGRAYMVLLICTRGCARFTVNFKDKALRRHDVLVLARDTVAVLRRRSRGFQATLVLMPESRAAEVAYPLPSSLFVHLHHHPYASPCASERVLLRAWLAQLQSLVETGSAFRDIMLRNLLQNFFLHMAATIPAMAEDAPEPSRGERLGLRFWELVGRHCRQRRDVAFYAAALTISPFYLSQLTRRLFDDTPKGLIDRQVVLEIKSLLAYSELQIGQIADALCFEDASYLCRYFKRHTGLALSVYRGRERGQGAPPV encoded by the coding sequence ATGCACCGTATCCCGCAATTGAGCGATCAAGACGATTCGATGCACATCGAGTCCAGCACACTGGCGACTGGCCAGGGCGTGCCGCTGCACTTTGGCCGGGCGTATATGGTTTTATTGATCTGCACGCGGGGCTGTGCCCGGTTCACGGTCAACTTCAAGGACAAAGCGCTGCGCCGCCATGACGTACTTGTCTTGGCCAGGGATACGGTTGCCGTACTGCGCCGCCGATCACGCGGCTTTCAGGCTACGCTTGTGCTGATGCCCGAGAGCCGGGCGGCAGAAGTGGCTTATCCCTTGCCCAGTTCCCTGTTTGTGCATCTGCATCACCATCCGTATGCCTCGCCGTGCGCGTCGGAGCGTGTGTTGCTAAGAGCTTGGCTGGCGCAATTACAAAGCCTGGTAGAGACCGGCAGCGCTTTTCGGGACATTATGTTGCGTAATCTGCTGCAAAACTTTTTCCTGCATATGGCCGCAACGATCCCGGCGATGGCCGAAGACGCGCCAGAGCCCAGTCGTGGCGAACGTCTTGGTCTACGGTTTTGGGAGTTGGTTGGCCGCCATTGTCGCCAACGGCGAGATGTCGCCTTTTATGCGGCGGCCTTAACGATCAGCCCGTTCTACCTGTCGCAATTGACCCGCCGTCTTTTCGATGACACGCCCAAGGGGCTGATTGACCGGCAGGTCGTGTTGGAGATCAAGTCGCTCTTGGCATACAGCGAATTGCAGATCGGCCAGATTGCCGATGCCTTGTGCTTCGAGGATGCATCGTATCTGTGCCGATACTTCAAACGCCACACCGGCCTGGCCTTGTCGGTGTACCGGGGGCGCGAACGCGGGCAAGGCGCGCCGCCGGTTTAG
- a CDS encoding 3'-5' exonuclease, with translation MSALLFDTETTGTAQPQIIEAAWLRLNNPVFLLVEQEFEQRYRPDEAITLGALATHHIYDEELQDCPAHTDFALPADTQYLIGHNVDYDWTCAGQPAVKRICTLALARHLLPGLDSYSQSALIYHIDRKNARERLRQAHSALADVHNCLSVLHFLLGHTQNIQTWEQLWQLSEKARIPTVLRFGKHKGMAIADVPQDYKNWLLRQPDLDPYLIKALQGQA, from the coding sequence ATGTCCGCCCTGCTGTTTGACACCGAAACCACCGGCACCGCCCAGCCGCAAATCATCGAAGCCGCCTGGTTGCGTCTGAACAACCCGGTATTCCTGCTGGTCGAGCAAGAGTTCGAACAACGCTATCGCCCCGATGAAGCCATCACCCTGGGCGCGCTGGCCACGCACCACATTTACGACGAAGAGCTGCAGGACTGCCCTGCGCACACCGATTTTGCCCTGCCTGCGGACACCCAGTACCTGATCGGCCATAACGTCGATTACGACTGGACGTGCGCAGGCCAACCCGCCGTCAAGCGCATCTGCACCCTGGCCCTGGCCCGCCACCTGCTGCCAGGCCTAGACAGCTACAGCCAGTCCGCGCTCATTTACCACATTGACCGCAAAAACGCCCGCGAACGGCTACGTCAGGCGCATTCGGCCCTGGCCGATGTACACAATTGTCTGTCCGTGCTGCATTTTTTGCTGGGCCACACCCAGAATATCCAGACGTGGGAACAGCTTTGGCAATTGTCGGAAAAAGCCCGCATCCCCACCGTGCTGCGCTTTGGCAAACATAAAGGCATGGCTATTGCGGATGTACCGCAGGATTATAAAAACTGGCTGCTGCGCCAGCCCGATCTGGACCCGTATCTGATCAAGGCCTTGCAAGGCCAGGCCTGA
- a CDS encoding ABC transporter substrate-binding protein, whose translation MTLTRTVLAASVLLAAVVAPAHSQVKIGVIASATGPTAVVGLPQRNTVPLLPAKVGELSVEYISMDDASDPNQTVTLFKKMISEDKIDALIGPTGSPNAMGIIQFAADSGTPVLAPVGAAAVVLPMSPEKKWVFKTTQNDDIIAAALVQHMVANGVKTAAFLGFNDAYGESWLNVFKDLTAKNNIQIVATERYVRSDTSVTGQALKVYAAKPDAVLVAGTGAAAVLPQVTLVKQGYKGQIYQTHGAALPAFLQLGGEQVEGTVLAASLMLVLPEIADSNPSKPIAQDYIQRYTARYGTAPATFGANVYDAGLLLEKAIPLAAAKAKPGTPQFRAALRDALEQTRELVATQGVYNMSPNDHSGFDERGRELITVRDGQWRLIK comes from the coding sequence ATGACGCTCACTCGAACTGTACTTGCCGCATCCGTCTTGCTGGCCGCCGTGGTGGCACCGGCTCATTCTCAGGTCAAAATCGGGGTGATCGCTTCGGCGACCGGCCCTACGGCAGTGGTGGGATTGCCCCAACGCAATACGGTGCCGCTGCTGCCTGCCAAAGTGGGCGAACTGAGCGTGGAATACATTTCCATGGACGATGCCAGCGATCCCAATCAAACCGTGACCTTGTTCAAGAAAATGATTTCCGAGGACAAGATCGACGCCTTGATCGGACCGACCGGCTCGCCCAATGCAATGGGTATTATCCAGTTTGCCGCCGATTCGGGGACACCGGTGCTGGCTCCGGTCGGAGCCGCCGCGGTTGTGCTGCCCATGTCGCCGGAAAAGAAATGGGTGTTCAAGACCACGCAGAACGACGACATCATTGCGGCGGCATTGGTTCAGCATATGGTGGCGAACGGTGTAAAGACCGCCGCCTTTTTGGGATTCAACGACGCCTACGGCGAGAGCTGGCTGAATGTCTTCAAAGACCTGACGGCCAAGAACAATATCCAGATCGTGGCGACCGAGCGCTATGTACGCTCGGATACCTCCGTAACCGGCCAGGCTCTGAAAGTCTATGCCGCCAAGCCTGATGCGGTGCTGGTGGCCGGAACGGGCGCGGCCGCCGTGTTGCCGCAGGTCACGTTGGTCAAGCAAGGCTACAAGGGGCAGATCTACCAGACCCACGGTGCTGCATTGCCTGCCTTCCTGCAGTTGGGGGGCGAGCAGGTAGAAGGCACGGTGCTGGCTGCCAGCCTGATGCTGGTGTTGCCCGAAATCGCCGACAGCAATCCTTCCAAACCCATCGCCCAAGATTATATCCAGCGTTATACCGCCCGATACGGCACGGCTCCGGCGACCTTCGGTGCCAACGTCTATGATGCCGGCTTGTTGCTGGAAAAGGCGATTCCACTGGCGGCAGCCAAGGCCAAGCCGGGCACACCGCAGTTTCGGGCCGCCTTGCGCGATGCGTTGGAGCAGACCCGCGAATTGGTGGCGACCCAGGGCGTCTACAATATGTCGCCTAACGATCACAGCGGCTTTGACGAACGGGGACGGGAACTGATCACGGTGCGCGATGGTCAGTGGCGTCTGATCAAGTAA
- a CDS encoding peroxidase-related enzyme (This protein belongs to a clade of uncharacterized proteins related to peroxidases such as the alkylhydroperoxidase AhpD.) codes for MSDSPARPPISRYPVPKLAELPDDIRTRIQAVQEKSGFIPNVFLALAHRPDEFRAFFAYHDALMDKPGGLSQAEREMIVVATSAANQCHYCVIAHGAILRIRARDPLIADQVAINWRKADISARQKAMLAFAMKISQHSQDIQEADFQHLGELGFSDDDIWDIAAISAFFGLSNRMANFMSMRCNDEFHLLGRVPRQG; via the coding sequence ATGTCCGACTCCCCTGCCCGGCCGCCCATCAGCCGGTATCCGGTACCCAAGCTGGCCGAGCTGCCCGACGATATCCGCACGCGTATCCAGGCCGTGCAGGAAAAATCAGGCTTCATCCCGAATGTGTTTTTGGCGCTGGCGCATCGCCCCGACGAGTTTCGCGCCTTCTTCGCCTACCACGATGCCCTTATGGACAAGCCCGGCGGCCTGTCGCAGGCGGAACGCGAAATGATCGTAGTCGCCACTTCGGCGGCCAACCAGTGCCACTATTGCGTCATCGCCCACGGTGCCATCCTGCGCATCCGGGCGCGCGACCCTCTGATCGCCGACCAGGTCGCCATCAATTGGCGCAAAGCGGACATCAGCGCTCGTCAGAAAGCCATGCTGGCATTCGCCATGAAAATCTCGCAGCATTCCCAAGACATCCAGGAGGCCGACTTCCAGCATCTGGGCGAACTTGGCTTTAGCGACGACGATATCTGGGACATCGCCGCCATCAGCGCTTTTTTCGGTCTGAGCAACCGTATGGCCAATTTCATGTCCATGCGCTGCAACGACGAATTCCATTTGCTGGGACGCGTCCCGCGTCAGGGTTGA